One window from the genome of Actinoplanes teichomyceticus ATCC 31121 encodes:
- a CDS encoding TetR/AcrR family transcriptional regulator: MTAASGGAQTTRPTRLPRSARRKQLLAAAQQIFVAHGYHAAAMDDIAERAGVSKPVLYQHFPGKLELYLALLDTHCDAIIAKVRGALLATPDNKERVKGAVRAYFDFMDHESEAFRLVFESDLRNDPQVRQRVERVEQGCIEALTETIISDTGLRPDQAQLLASGLAGASGAAAQHWLANGRRTPKAEAEALVAALIWRGIASFPLQGGATAGTSPEIG, from the coding sequence ATGACCGCCGCGTCCGGCGGGGCCCAGACCACTCGCCCCACCCGGCTGCCACGTTCGGCACGCCGTAAGCAGCTGCTGGCCGCCGCCCAGCAGATCTTCGTCGCGCACGGCTACCACGCCGCCGCGATGGACGACATCGCCGAGCGCGCGGGCGTCTCCAAGCCCGTGCTCTACCAGCACTTCCCCGGCAAGCTGGAGCTCTACCTGGCCCTGTTGGACACGCACTGCGACGCGATCATCGCCAAGGTGCGCGGCGCGCTGCTGGCCACGCCGGACAACAAGGAGCGGGTCAAGGGCGCGGTCCGCGCGTACTTCGATTTCATGGACCACGAGAGCGAGGCGTTCCGCCTGGTCTTCGAGTCCGACCTGCGCAACGACCCGCAGGTGCGCCAGCGGGTGGAGCGCGTCGAGCAGGGCTGCATCGAGGCCCTGACCGAGACCATCATCTCGGACACCGGCCTGCGGCCGGATCAGGCTCAGCTGCTCGCCTCCGGCCTCGCCGGGGCCTCCGGCGCGGCCGCTCAGCACTGGCTGGCCAACGGCCGGCGTACGCCCAAAGCTGAAGCCGAGGCCCTCGTCGCCGCGCTGATCTGGCGCGGGATCGCCAGCTTCCCTCTGCAGGGCGGTGCAACGGCCGGAACGTCCCCGGAAATCGGATAG
- a CDS encoding DUF3107 domain-containing protein, whose translation MEVKIGVQHSPRELVLESAQTPAEVEQAVSEALAKDGVLSLTDEKGRKVIVPVAKLAYVEIAEASHRPFGFTTR comes from the coding sequence GTGGAGGTCAAGATCGGCGTGCAACATTCGCCGCGTGAGCTGGTGCTGGAGAGCGCGCAGACCCCGGCGGAGGTCGAGCAGGCCGTGTCCGAGGCTCTGGCCAAGGACGGCGTCCTTTCGCTCACGGATGAGAAGGGCCGCAAGGTGATCGTCCCGGTCGCCAAGCTGGCCTACGTGGAGATCGCCGAGGCCTCGCACCGGCCGTTCGGCTTCACCACTCGCTGA